A genomic stretch from Calonectris borealis chromosome 6, bCalBor7.hap1.2, whole genome shotgun sequence includes:
- the COL18A1 gene encoding LOW QUALITY PROTEIN: collagen alpha-1(XVIII) chain (The sequence of the model RefSeq protein was modified relative to this genomic sequence to represent the inferred CDS: substituted 1 base at 1 genomic stop codon): MXALRESGWGKTPASSLLSLLRPLRFVLRSNGTRFPFLMAPAPPHLGFLLLLACSFSSSETQLLDWIWGSTKTTGSPAAPSEGTMALEPLASAAAPTPSTSPGTWDGQVVGDVTTPQRQKSDPGTTAPVGEETTAENTEQWDRNATGLVESTAWPSIAPPRSTSPAPGQDAASSSTEDLQLLGTGTTEDPQLLATGNTEDPHLLGTGNTEEPQLLGTGNTENPQFRGTGPPTATGTRVSLQRPAGPRPGSAPFPFSPSDGTHKQAVLPRDPTAQLPLHRHGASPTPPNLWLGTGRRGLVLASMNGSQSPPLPNRRVANSVDPPLANNSSPLEFDLLTAATRLYGSSGTGLASFLPRLMLPAGRCLPIPTRLPFCSVLGTDHFRLPNYLRHSSEAEIRAALHEWEGLLESRCHRYVEWFLCLLLLPGCSALVPVTPPPCQGFCEAVRDLCWMHLAGGRLPLPCDALPEEDEGYSCVFINASAENLSTEVSLLELIGDPPPEEILKIYGPDNNPGYVFGPNANTGQVARYHLPSPFYRDFSLLFHIQPTTPRAGVLFAITDSSQSIIYVGVKLSELRAGKQQIIFYYTEPGSPSSYAAATFTVPTLLNQWTRFAISVEEDEVVLYLDCEEHERVRFERSPDEMELEDGSGLFVAQAGGADPDKYQGVIADLKLQGDPRAAERQCEEEEDDADEVSGDFGSGAEGGHQPSGKDRVPGLVDAVPVTSPPVAAGSGPRSGGGSPQQAERTRAEETLRVSAGGTGPKGEKGEKGERGLKGDSGTSSIVGTGSVKGEKGEKGELGVKGNAGFGYPGSKGQKGEPGSPGSPGTLSRHTDGLIVEQVTGPPGPPGKDGAPGRDGEPGDPGEDGKPGNMGPQGFPGTPGEPGLKGEKGDPGVGPRGPPGPPGPPGPPGPSSKHDKLTFIDMEGSGFGGDLESLRGPRGPPGPPGPPGVPGLPGEPGRFGMNRTDLPGPPGLPGRDGTPGPPGPAGPQGPPGRDGAAGQPGPKGERGDVGDLGLPGAPGPKGSKGETGPTGAPGEMGLAGLPGPIGPRGQPGPPGPPGPPGPGYEAGFGDMEGSGLPFTAGSPGPPGPEGPQGVPGLPGVKGEVGSPGQPGLPGPKGDAGVPGVDGRPGLEGFPGPQGPKGDRGSAGEKGERGQDGVGLPGPPGPPGPPGQVITVSSEDKSLAALPGPEGRPGHAGFPGPVGPKGDRGSSGPQGSPGLKGEKGEPGVIISPDGTVVTAKVKGEKGEPGLRGPMGPSGPQGRAGMKGEIGFPGRPGRPGMNGLKGEKGDPADVSSVLGLRGPPGPPGPPGPPGLPGSIVYDSSNAFSDSGHPALPAFPGFHQFPGQKGEKGDAGAPGPPGHFPYDLSHFSANLRGDKGEAGPKGEKGEPGSTPLYGPSVSGLPGPPGPQGYPGLPGPKGDSVIGPPGPPGPQGPPGIGYEGRQGPPGPPGPPGPPSFPGPHRQAISIPGPPGPPGPPGPPGTSSTSLGLRALQTYQAMLSAAHELPEGSLVFLTDRQELYVRLRGGFRRVLLEEHTLIPGSALDNEVYDKPPSIHYAGPQAPLQPRGPLHPLRNHGPPPTARPWRGDEVVANQHRLPEQPLLHHQHELLNSYYIHRRPDPAPVAAHVHQDFQPALHLVALNTPLSGGMRGIRGADFQCFQQARQVGLAGTFRAFLSSRLQDLYSIVRRADRAAVPIVNLRDEVLFSNWEALFTGSGAPLRAGARILSFDGRDVLRDAGWPQKSIWHGSDAKGRRLPESYCETWRTEDRAATGQASSLGTGKLLEQAASSCQHTFVVLCIENSFMTAAKK, translated from the exons ATGTGAGCGCTCCGGGAGTCTGGCTGGGGCAAAactcctgcctcttccctcctttccctcctccggCCTCTCCGTTTTGTCCTCCGAAGCAACGGGACTCGTTTTCCCTTCCTaatggccccagccccacctcaCTTGGGATTTCTGCTCCTCCTGGcttgctccttctcctcctccgaAACGCAGCTCCTGGACTGGATTTGGGGCAGCACGAAGACTACGGGaagcccagcagcacccagcgaGGGAACTATGGCACTGGAGCCGCTCgcctctgcagcagctcccaccccCAGCACGTCCCCAGGGACGTGGGATGGCCAGGTGGTGGGGGACGTCACCACCCCACAGCGCCAGAAATCGGATCCCGGCACAACAGCACCTGTGGGCGAGGAGACCACGGCCGAAAACACCGAGCAGTGGGACAGGAATGCCACGGGGCTGGTGGAGAGCACAGCATGGCCAAGCATTGCTCCTCCCCGCAGCACGTCACCTGCCCCTGGCCAGGATGCAGCCAGCAGCTCCACCGAGGACCTgcagctcctggggacagggaccactGAGGATCCGCAGCTCCTGGCAACGGGGAACACCGAGGACCCACATCTCCTGGGGACAGGGAACACCGAGGAACCgcagctcctggggacagggaacACCGAGAACCCGCAGTTCCGGGGGACGGGGCCCCCCACAGCGACGGGGACACGGGTGTCCTTGCAGAGACCAGCAGGTCCCCGGCCAGGTAGTGCCCCTTTCCCTTTCTCACCAAGTGATGGTACCCATaagcaggcagtgctgccccgGGACCCCACGGCGCAACTGCCCCTACACCGCCACGGAGCATCGCCCACCCCACCGAACCTGTGGCTCGGCACCGGCCGCCGGGGGCTGGTGCTGGCCAGCATGAACGGGAGCCAGAGCCCTCCTTTGCCTAACAGGAGGGTGGCTAACAGTGTGGATCCTCCTCTTGCCAATAACTCCAGTCCTCTTGAGTTTGATTTACTAACCGCCGCTACGCGACTCTACGGTAGTAGCGGCACGGGGCTCGCATCCTTCTTACCCAGACTGATGCTGCCAGCCGGCCGTTGCCTGCCCATCCCGACCCGCCTGCCCTtctgcagcgtgctgggcaccgACCATTTCAGATTACCGAATTACCTCCGCCACAGCAGCGAGGCGGAAATTCGGGCAGCTTTGCATGAGTGGGAGGGGTTGCTTGAATCGCGGTGCCATCGCTACGTGGAGTGGTTTCTCTGCTTGCTCCTGCTCCCTGGGTGTAGCGCCTTGGTCCCTGTAACCCCCCCGCCGTGCCAGGGCTTCTGCGAGGCCGTCAGAGACCTGTGTTGGATGCACTTGGCTGGTGGGCGCCTGCCTCTGCCTTGTGATGCTCTCCCCGAGGAGGACGAGGGGTATTCTTGTGTCTTTATTAATGCTTCTGCAG AGAACCTCAGCACCGAGGTGAGCCTCCTGGAGCTGATTGGAGACCCCCCGCCAGAGGAGATCCTCAAGATTTATGGCCCTGACAACAACCCCGGCTACGTCTTCGGCCCCAATGCCAATACAGGCCAGGTGGCCCGATACCACCTGCCAAGCCCTTTCTACCGGGACTTTTCCCTCCTGTTCCACATCCAGCCCACCACCCCCAGGGCCGGCGTGCTTTTTGCCATCACGGACTCCTCGCAGAGCATCATCTATGTGGGCGTCAAGCTCTCAGAGCTGCGGGCGGGCAAGCAGCAGATTATCTTCTACTACACAGAGCCAGGCTCGCCAAGCTCATATGCAGCAGCCACCTTCACCGTGCCCACCTTGCTCAATCAGTGGACGCGCTTCGCCATCAGCGTGGAGGAGGACGAAGTTGTTCTCTACCTGGACTGTGAGGAGCACGAGCGGGTCCGCTTCGAGCGCTCCCCGGATGAGATGGAGCTGGAGGATGGCTCTGGGCTCTTTGTTGCTCAGGCTGGAGGAGCTGACCCAGATAAATACCAG GGGGTGATTGCCGATTTGAAGCTGCAAGGGGACCCGCGGGCGGCTGAGCGCCAgtgcgaggaagaggaggatgacgCCGACGAG GTCTCTGGCGATTTCGGCAGCGGGGCAGAAGGTGGACACCAACCCTCGGGGAAAGACAGG GTCCCGGGGCTGGTGGATGCCGTCCCCGTCACCTCTCCCCCCgtggcagcgggcagcgggcCGAGGAGTGGCGGGGGGTCCCCGCAGCAAGCCGAGAGgaccagagcagaggagacaCTGCGGGTCTCCGCGGGAG GTACTGGCCCCAAAGGCGAAAAGGGGGAGAAGGGCGAGCGTGGCCTAAAAGGGGACTCGGGGACCAGCAGCATCGTGGGGACGGGCAGTGTCAAGGGCGAAAAG GGGGAGAAAGGAGAACTGGGCGTTAAG GGCAACGCTGGATTTGGCTACCCCGGCTCCAAGGGCCAGAAAGGGGAGCCGGGGTCACCTGGCTCCCCCGGGACCCTCTCGCGGCACACCGACGGCTTGATCGTGGAGCAGGTCACCGGTCCCCCGGGGCCTCCAGGGAAGGACGGAGCCCCTGGCAGGGACGGCGAGCCT GGCGATCCAGGCGAGGACGGCAAACCC GGCAATATGGGACCGCAGGGGTTCCCCGGGACCCCGGGGGAGCCTGGTCTGAAGGGGGAGAAG GGTGACCCAGGCGTGGGACCGAGGGGACCCCCTGGACCACCTGGTCCCCCAGGACCTCCAGGACCCTCCTCCAAGCATGACAAGCTG ACCTTCATCGACATGGAGGGCTCTGGCTTTGGCGGCGACCTGGAGAGCCTGCGG GGTCCACGAGGGCCACCTGGTCCCCCAGGGCCACCTGGTGTGCCCGGTTTGCCGGGGGAACCGGGACGGTTTGGGATGAACCGCACGGACCTTCCGGGACCACCAGGTCTGCCAGGCAGGGATGGGACCCCTGGGCCCCCAGGGCCAGCG GGTCCTCAGGGTCCTCCTGGAAGAGACGGGGCAGCTGGGCAGCCGGGGCCCAAAGGAGAGCGG ggcgATGTGGGCGACCTTGGCCTCCCTGGTGCACCGGGACCCAAG GGCAGCAAGGGAGAAACGGGACCGACAGGAGCCCCAGGAGAAATGGGGTTAGCTGGCCTTCCCGGGCCCATTGGACCCCGAGGGCAGCCAGGACCACCCGGTCCCCCGGGACCACCGGGGCCGGGCTACGAGGCTGGATTT GGTGACATGGAGGGCTCGGGGCTGCCGTTCACTGCCGGCTCCCCTGGACCACCTGGACCCGAAGGACCACAG ggggtgccaggaCTGCCAGGGGTGAAG GGGGAGGTTGGCAGCCCTGGGCAGCCCGGTTTGCCGGGACCAAAG GGAGATGCTGGCGTGCCCGGTGTGGATGGCCGCCCTGGACTGGAGGGCTTCCCAGGACCGCAG GGACCCAAAGGTGACAGAGGCAGCGCCGGCGAGAAG GGTGAGCGAGGCCAAGATGGTGTGGGGCTGCCTGGCCCACCTGGTCCACCTGGTCCCCCTGGACAGGTCATCACTGTCTCAAGCGAAGAT AAGTCTTTGGCGGCTTTGCCCGGTCCAGAG GGCAGACCAGGTCACGCTGGCTTCCCG GGCCCAGTGGGACCGAAAGGAGACCGGGGGTCGTCTGGTCCCCAGGGCTCCCCGGGGTTGAAG ggggagaagggggagcccGGCGTCATCATCAGCCCTGATGGGACTGTGGTCACTGCAAAGGTGAAAGGAGAAAAG ggggagccggggctgcggggaccgaTGGGACCCTCG GGTCCCCAGGGACGAGCAGGGATGAAGGGAGAGATCGGCTTTCCGGGCAGACCC GGACGTCCCGGCATGAACGGGCTGAAGGGCGAGAAGGGTGACCCCGCGGATGTCAGTAGTGTGCTGGGCTTGCGG ggtcccccgggacccccgggtcccccaggcccccccgggCTGCCTGGCAGCATAGTCTATGACAGCAGCAAT GCCTTCAGCGACTCCGGCCATCCCGCGCTGCCAGCCTTCCCCG GTTTCCACCAGTTTCCAGGACAAAAGGGGGAGAAAGGCGATGCCggagccccgggacccccag GCCACTTCCCCTACGACCTGAGTCACTTCAGTGCCAATCTGCGG GGTGACAAGGGGGAGGCAGGTCCCAAGGGCGAGAAGGGCGAGCCGGGCAGCACCCCACTCTACGGTCCCAGCGTCTCCGGGCTGCCGGGGCCTCCGGGGCCCCAGGGCTACCCCGGGCTGCCG GGTCCCAAGGGGGATAGTGTCATCGGGCCGCCAGGACCTCCTGGACCTCAGGGCCCCCCCGGTATCGGATACGAGGGGCGGCAGGGTCCCCCTggccctcccggcccccccggtCCACCCTCCTTCCCAGGCCCCCACAGACAAG CTATCAGCATCCCTGGCCCCCCCGGACCACCAGGACCCCCCGGACCACCAGGCACCAGCTCGACGTCCTTGGGG CTGCGCGCCCTGCAGACGTACCAGGCGATGCTGAGCGCCGCGCACGAGCTGCCGGAGGGCAGCCTCGTCTTCCTGACCGACCGGCAAGAGCTCTACGTCCGCCTGCGTGGGGGCTTCCGCCGGGTGCTG CTGGAGGAGCACACCCTGATCCCTGGTTCAGCTCTG gacaaTGAGGTGTACGACAAGCCCCCCAGCATCCACTACGCCGGCCCCCaggccccgctccagccccgTGGACCTCTGCACCCCCTCCGCAACCACGGCCCCCCACCCACCGCCCGACCCTGGCGCGGGGACGAGGTAGTGGCCAACCAGCACCGCCTGCCCGAGCAACCCCTGCTCCACCACCAGCACGAGCTCCTCAACAGCTACTACATCCACCGCCGGCCGGATCCGGCCCCTGTGGCCGCCCATGTGCACCAGGACTTCCAGCCCGCT CTTCACCTGGTGGCCCTGAACACCCCGCTGAGCGGCGGCATGCGCGGCATCCGGGGCGCTGACTTCCAGTGCTTCCAGCAAGCCCGGCAGGTCGGGCTGGCCGGCACCTTCCGTGCCTTCCTCTCCTCCCGCCTGCAGGACCTCTACAGTATCGTGCGCAGGGCCGACCGCGCCGCCGTGCCCATCGTCAACCTCCGG GACGAAGTGCTCTTTAGTAACTGGGAAGCCCTTTTCACGGGCAGCGGGGCCCCGCTGCGAGCCGGCGCCCGCATCCTCTCCTTCGACGGCCGGGATGTCCTGCGGGATGCGGGATG GCCGCAGAAGAGCATCTGGCACGGCTCGGATGCCAAGGGCCGGCGCTTGCCCGAGAGCTACTGTGAGACGTGGCGGACAGAGGATCGCGCCGCCACCGGCCAGGCTTCCTCGCTGGGCACCGGCaagctgctggagcaggcagccagcagctgccagcacaccTTCGTCGTCCTCTGCATCGAGAACAGCTTCATGACTGCTGCCAAAAAGTGa
- the SLC19A1 gene encoding reduced folate transporter has translation MPRKDDDAKKPASETVPDQRWKLQVFYLCFYGFMTQIRPGESFITPYLLGTDKNFTKAEVTNAIMPVLTYSYMAMLVPIFLLTDYLRYKPVLVLQSVSHVSIWLLLVLGTSVLAMQLMEFFYSVTMAARIAYSSYIFSLVTPSRYQRMASYSRSAVLLGVFTSSVLGQLCVTLGGVSFLTLSYVSLGFVSFGLVLTLFLERPRRSLFFNRPEGADDGAVPTELNKMAGGDGGGGTRGWREATLCRMLREVGALAVQPQLRLWSLWWVFNSAGYYLMLYYVQILWNEIYPATDNSRVYNGGVDAASTLLGAGASFAAGYVKIRWTLWSELVIGLVTAFQAGLLLLTNTTSNIWLCYIAYVLFRGSHQFLVPIAIFQIATSLSKELCALIFGINTFFATVLKTIITIIVADKRGLGLSVHPQFYVYFGYFTLLAVVYLLAAVGVGIRHSRRKQPVELALAKEPCQLPDEASAQEKSPEACAVRA, from the exons ATGCCCAGGAAGGATGATGACGCTAAAAAGCCGGCATCGGAGACGGTGCCGGACCAGCGCTGGAAACTACAAGTCTTCTACCTCTGCTTCTACGGCTTCATGACGCAGATCCGACCCGGGGAGAGCTTCATCACCCCGTATCTCCTGGGAACCGACAAGAACTTCACAAAGGCAGAG GTGACCAACGCGATCATGCCGGTGCTGACCTACTCCTACATGGCCATGCTGGTGCCCATCTTCCTGCTGACGGACTACCTGCGCTACAAGCCAGTGCTGGTGCTGCAGAGCGTGAGCCACGTCTCCAtctggctgctgctggtgttggGCACCTCCGTCCTGGCCATGCAGCTGATGGAGTTCTTCTACAGCGTCACCATGGCTGCCCGCATCGCGTACTCCTCCTACATCTTCTCCCTTGTCACCCCGTCCCGCTACCAGCGTATGGCCAGCTACTCCCGCTCTGCTGTCCTCCTGGGCGTCTTCACCAGCTCCGTGCTGGGCCAGCTCTGTGTCACCTTGGGCGGCGTCTCCTTCCTCACCCTCAGCTATGTCTCGTTGGGCTTCGTCAGCTTCGGCCTCGTCCTCACCCTCTTCCTTGAGCGGCCCCGGCGCAGCCTCTTCTTCAACAGGCCCGAGGGGGCTGACGACGGGGCTGTGCCCACTGAGCTGAACAAGATGGCCGGGGGGGatggtgggggggggacacggggctggcgGGAGGCGACGCTGTGCCGTATGCTGCGGGAGGTGGGAGCGTTGGCTGTGCAGCCCCAGCTCCGGCTCTGGTCCTTGTGGTGGGTCTTCAACTCGGCTGGTTACTACCTGATGCTGTACTACGTGCAGATCCTCTGGAATGAGATCTACCCCGCCACGGACAACAGCCGGGTGTACAACGGGGGGGTGGATGCCGCCTCCACGCTGCTGG gggcCGGCGCCTCCTTTGCTGCCGGCTACGTGAAGATCCGCTGGACGCTGTGGTCGGAGCTGGTGATCGGGCTGGTGACAGCTTTCCAggcggggctgctcctgctcacGAATACTACCAGCAACATCTGGCTGTGCTACATCGCCTATGTCCTCTTCCGTGGCTCCCACCAGTTCCTGGTGCCCATCGCCAT TTTCCAGATCGCTACCTCCCTCTCCAAAGAGCTCTGTGCGCTGATCTTCGGGATCAACACCTTTTTTGCCACCGTGCTGAAgaccatcatcaccatcatcgTGGCCGACAAGAGGGGCTTGGGCTTGTCTGTGCATCCCCAG TTTTATGTGTATTTTGGTTACTTCACACTACTGGCGGTGGTCTACCTGCTAGCGGCCGTCGGCGTGGGCATCCGGCACAGCCGCCGCAAGCAGCCGGTGGAGCTGGCCTTGGCCAAGGAACCGTGCCAGCTCCCTGATGAGGCGTCGGCACAAGAGAAGAGCCCAGAGGCATGCGCCGTGCGAGCCTGA